In Acaryochloris thomasi RCC1774, a genomic segment contains:
- a CDS encoding class I SAM-dependent methyltransferase, with product MSDWNAQDYEKNSSAQQKWAQELIAKLNLKGHEHILDLGCGDGKVTAELARCVPGGLVLGVDQSEAMINLAQARYPKAQSANLSFQQMDARQLTFQNEFDVAFSNATLHWVDHHVSVLNGLAAGLRSQGRILLQMGGQGNALGIIQAFETVMRQSQWHKYFEDFTFPYFFNSPVDYQNWLPTTGFAPLRVELIPKDMTHSNSEALAGWIRTTWFPYIQCVPKERAEVFVTEVVEQYLQEHPIRTGGLTHVAMMRLEVEAQKTKAS from the coding sequence ATGTCAGATTGGAATGCCCAGGACTACGAAAAAAATTCATCTGCCCAGCAAAAATGGGCACAGGAACTGATTGCCAAGCTGAACTTGAAAGGCCATGAACATATCCTTGATCTGGGCTGCGGAGACGGCAAAGTTACGGCGGAGTTGGCCCGTTGCGTACCGGGCGGTTTAGTGCTCGGTGTTGATCAGTCAGAAGCCATGATTAATTTGGCCCAAGCCCGTTATCCAAAAGCTCAGTCTGCGAACCTGAGCTTTCAGCAAATGGATGCCCGTCAGCTCACTTTTCAGAATGAATTTGATGTTGCGTTCTCTAATGCCACTTTGCACTGGGTTGATCATCACGTTTCTGTCCTGAATGGGCTTGCTGCAGGACTACGCTCTCAGGGCCGGATCTTGTTACAGATGGGCGGGCAAGGGAATGCCTTAGGCATTATTCAGGCTTTCGAGACCGTAATGCGACAGTCTCAATGGCACAAATATTTCGAAGATTTTACGTTCCCTTACTTTTTTAACAGTCCTGTCGATTATCAAAACTGGCTCCCGACCACAGGCTTTGCTCCTCTGCGAGTGGAGTTGATTCCTAAAGATATGACGCACTCTAATTCCGAAGCGTTAGCCGGATGGATTCGCACCACTTGGTTCCCCTACATTCAATGCGTTCCGAAGGAAAGAGCAGAGGTCTTCGTGACAGAGGTTGTGGAGCAATATTTACAAGAGCATCCGATCAGAACTGGTGGGTTGACGCATGTTGCCATGATGCGTCTAGAAGTAGAGGCACAAAAGACTAAAGCCTCATAA
- a CDS encoding alpha/beta hydrolase, producing MLHSFRHTVSGLAGFLTIVGCSLMSAPSQAAEQVTIKFGPFGRTVSVADLRAYAETAKASPQLASVLSVVKSEQRESLQKGLNVKLPFEAVQVDRLLRSGPGAQLLPQVAQVTVLPGDAEELAMRSGLVLAAGSEEGLGVLSFLEAYPVPTLTLDARAMQKLLKSNSELGSLLGGFGGAGQ from the coding sequence ATGCTGCACTCTTTCCGTCATACTGTCTCGGGACTGGCTGGTTTTCTGACGATTGTAGGCTGCAGTTTAATGAGCGCCCCAAGTCAGGCGGCTGAGCAGGTCACCATCAAATTTGGTCCCTTTGGCCGCACGGTTTCTGTGGCCGATTTACGAGCATATGCAGAAACTGCAAAGGCTTCTCCTCAGTTAGCTTCTGTCTTAAGCGTTGTCAAATCTGAGCAGCGAGAGTCACTGCAAAAAGGTCTCAACGTCAAGCTTCCCTTTGAAGCGGTTCAGGTGGATAGGCTTTTGCGCTCTGGGCCAGGTGCCCAGCTACTGCCTCAGGTGGCTCAAGTCACAGTCTTGCCCGGAGATGCGGAAGAGTTAGCCATGCGCAGTGGGTTGGTTCTAGCCGCTGGGTCTGAAGAGGGATTGGGCGTTTTAAGCTTTTTAGAGGCCTATCCGGTCCCGACACTGACGCTGGATGCTCGAGCGATGCAAAAACTGCTGAAGTCAAATTCCGAGCTCGGTTCTCTGCTCGGCGGATTTGGTGGTGCAGGTCAGTAA
- a CDS encoding LL-diaminopimelate aminotransferase, whose protein sequence is MHFAHRLQSLQVNVFADMDQAKSLAVAAGQSLIDLSLGSSDLPVEDAVLEVIAQSLQDSSTHGYLLFHGTRRFREAAAQWYEQRFGLAVDLETEVLPLIGSQEGTAHLPLAILNPGDIALLQDPGYPSHVGGVALAGGEMYRMPLLAEHEFLPIFENIPAEVCARARMMVLSYPHNPTTAIATLPFFKSALEFCDQHDLALVHDFPYVDIAFCGHTPPSVLQADRERKRSIEFFTMSKSYSMGGFRVGYAIGNAQLIKALRQIKAVVDFNQYLGILNGASKALTSSQESVARLVGIFKERRDVFIEALKDIGWSVTTPAATMYVWAPLPEPWQQNSVEFCKQLVAQTGVAASPGAGFGQSGEGYVRFALVHDPDTLKIAVDRMATFLHT, encoded by the coding sequence ATGCACTTTGCCCATCGCTTACAGTCCCTTCAGGTCAATGTCTTCGCTGACATGGATCAGGCTAAGAGCTTAGCCGTTGCGGCCGGTCAGTCTCTTATCGATCTGTCTTTGGGGTCTTCTGATTTACCCGTAGAAGATGCTGTTCTAGAGGTGATTGCTCAGTCTCTTCAAGATTCTAGTACCCACGGTTATTTGCTCTTTCACGGTACCCGCAGGTTTCGGGAAGCGGCAGCTCAATGGTATGAGCAGCGTTTTGGCTTGGCAGTGGATCTAGAAACGGAGGTGCTGCCTCTAATTGGCTCTCAGGAAGGGACGGCTCATTTACCCCTAGCAATCCTCAATCCAGGGGATATCGCGCTCCTGCAGGATCCGGGCTACCCCTCTCATGTCGGTGGGGTGGCTTTGGCAGGGGGCGAAATGTACCGGATGCCGCTGTTGGCTGAGCATGAGTTTCTGCCAATTTTTGAGAATATTCCGGCAGAGGTTTGTGCCCGCGCTCGGATGATGGTGTTGAGCTATCCCCACAATCCGACAACTGCGATCGCAACTCTCCCTTTCTTCAAATCCGCCTTAGAATTCTGTGATCAGCACGATCTGGCCCTCGTCCACGACTTTCCCTACGTCGATATTGCCTTTTGCGGACATACACCACCGTCGGTTTTGCAAGCCGATCGAGAGCGTAAACGGTCCATCGAATTTTTCACGATGTCAAAGTCTTACAGTATGGGTGGCTTTCGGGTCGGTTACGCCATCGGCAATGCCCAACTGATCAAAGCCCTACGGCAAATCAAAGCCGTAGTAGACTTCAACCAATACCTCGGTATCCTCAACGGTGCCAGCAAAGCCCTTACCAGTTCTCAAGAAAGCGTTGCCCGGCTCGTCGGCATTTTCAAAGAACGCCGAGATGTTTTCATAGAAGCGCTCAAGGACATCGGATGGTCCGTCACAACACCTGCAGCTACCATGTACGTCTGGGCACCCCTACCGGAACCTTGGCAGCAAAATTCAGTCGAATTCTGTAAGCAGTTGGTGGCCCAAACCGGAGTCGCAGCTTCTCCGGGAGCGGGCTTTGGTCAATCGGGAGAAGGCTATGTTCGCTTTGCCCTAGTTCACGACCCCGACACCCTTAAAATCGCCGTTGATCGAATGGCAACCTTCCTGCATACTTGA
- a CDS encoding PspA/IM30 family protein codes for MGLFDRVSRVVRSNLNAMVSSAEDPEKILEQTVEDMKEDLVQLRQAVAQSIASQKRLEQQYNQAETQSSKWYNNAQLALKKGDEGLAREALSRKKTFSDTAASLKTQLDQSSTQVAKLKQGMTALEGKIAEAKTKKDMLKARARAAKATEQINQAMGGMDPASAISAFERMEDKVLSMEAQSEAVAELAGDTLDSKFAALEAGGDVDFELQAMIEEMNGGALPPGEESKGALPPGEEATPNLEQTATDAELAELRSKLDEA; via the coding sequence ATGGGATTATTTGACCGCGTTAGCCGAGTTGTCAGATCAAACCTCAATGCAATGGTCAGCTCTGCCGAAGATCCAGAGAAGATTCTGGAGCAAACCGTTGAGGATATGAAAGAAGATTTGGTGCAGCTGCGTCAGGCTGTTGCCCAGTCAATCGCGTCTCAAAAGCGGTTAGAGCAGCAGTACAATCAGGCTGAAACTCAGTCATCGAAGTGGTACAACAACGCTCAGCTTGCGCTTAAGAAAGGAGACGAGGGTCTAGCGCGCGAAGCCCTTTCCCGGAAAAAGACTTTCTCGGATACAGCCGCCAGCCTTAAGACTCAATTGGATCAGTCCTCGACGCAGGTTGCGAAACTGAAGCAGGGCATGACGGCCTTAGAGGGCAAGATTGCTGAAGCGAAGACCAAGAAAGATATGCTCAAGGCCCGCGCTAGAGCAGCCAAAGCCACTGAACAGATCAATCAAGCCATGGGTGGCATGGACCCAGCTAGCGCCATCAGTGCCTTTGAACGTATGGAAGATAAGGTGCTGAGTATGGAGGCTCAGTCTGAAGCGGTCGCGGAACTGGCCGGCGACACACTAGACTCTAAGTTTGCTGCGCTAGAGGCTGGAGGCGATGTTGATTTCGAGCTGCAGGCCATGATTGAAGAAATGAATGGGGGTGCTCTCCCTCCTGGTGAAGAAAGTAAAGGGGCATTACCTCCCGGAGAAGAGGCAACTCCGAATCTGGAGCAGACTGCAACGGATGCTGAACTCGCAGAGTTGCGTTCCAAACTGGACGAGGCATAA
- the murD gene encoding UDP-N-acetylmuramoyl-L-alanine--D-glutamate ligase, with translation MPTAHIIGLGRSGITAARLLNKDKWQVSVSDAGQSEKLSDLKQKLESEGITVALGARFDLEVLAAAGMSRPDRIVVSPGVSWQLPSLVAAREQGIEAMGEMELAWRYLKHRPWVGITGTNGKTTTTAITAAIFQAAGLQAPACGNIGNSASELALSGKTPDWVIAEVSSYQSESSSTLAPNIGVWTTLSPDHLERHGTLERYGEIKALLLHRSQQRVLNGDDDYLRNGLMARWPNASWTSTQGSQAVVAQGKPQQSPIPMAYLESGWVMVEGQQMLPTKALRMRGTHNQQNLLMAVAVAHLAGIERDAIATAIQNFPGVPHRLEHICTWQGIDFINDSKATNYEAAQTGLAAVEGPAILIAGGEAKDGDDTDWLRTIQSKAATVLLIGRAAPNFAQRLETLGYIDYEIVDTMENALPRAIKLARELQARTVLLSPACASFDQYQNFERRGDHFRQLCPTNA, from the coding sequence ATGCCCACTGCTCATATCATTGGCCTTGGACGCTCTGGCATCACGGCTGCGCGATTGTTGAATAAAGATAAGTGGCAGGTTTCAGTGAGCGATGCGGGGCAGTCTGAGAAGCTATCTGATCTGAAACAAAAGCTGGAGTCTGAGGGAATCACCGTTGCTTTAGGCGCTAGGTTTGACCTTGAAGTGCTGGCAGCGGCAGGCATGAGTCGCCCCGATCGCATCGTTGTAAGCCCTGGCGTATCGTGGCAGTTGCCCAGTCTGGTAGCGGCTCGCGAGCAAGGAATTGAGGCGATGGGAGAGATGGAGCTGGCTTGGCGGTATCTGAAGCATCGTCCCTGGGTGGGCATTACAGGGACCAACGGCAAGACAACAACGACGGCAATTACGGCAGCTATCTTCCAGGCGGCGGGTTTACAGGCTCCGGCCTGCGGCAATATTGGCAACAGCGCGAGTGAATTGGCTCTCAGTGGCAAAACGCCGGATTGGGTGATTGCAGAGGTGAGTAGCTATCAGTCTGAGTCTTCTTCGACCCTGGCTCCTAACATTGGGGTCTGGACAACGTTGTCCCCAGATCATTTAGAACGGCACGGCACGCTTGAACGTTACGGAGAAATTAAAGCGCTCTTATTACATCGCTCCCAGCAGCGAGTCTTGAATGGAGATGACGATTATCTCCGCAATGGTTTGATGGCTCGGTGGCCGAATGCTTCTTGGACCAGTACTCAAGGCAGCCAGGCTGTGGTCGCGCAGGGGAAGCCACAGCAGTCCCCCATACCAATGGCTTACCTAGAGTCAGGATGGGTAATGGTGGAGGGGCAGCAGATGTTGCCCACTAAGGCGCTGCGGATGCGGGGAACACACAATCAGCAGAATCTGTTGATGGCGGTGGCGGTGGCCCATTTGGCAGGGATTGAGAGGGATGCGATCGCAACTGCCATCCAAAACTTCCCTGGCGTTCCTCACCGACTGGAGCATATCTGCACCTGGCAGGGCATCGACTTCATAAACGACAGCAAAGCGACAAACTATGAGGCGGCCCAAACAGGTTTGGCTGCCGTCGAGGGTCCCGCAATTTTAATCGCAGGCGGCGAGGCCAAAGATGGAGACGACACCGACTGGCTCAGAACCATTCAGTCCAAAGCAGCCACCGTCCTGCTCATCGGTCGCGCAGCCCCCAACTTTGCTCAACGTTTAGAAACCCTTGGCTACATCGACTACGAGATCGTAGACACAATGGAGAACGCCCTCCCGCGAGCCATCAAGCTTGCCCGAGAACTGCAGGCACGAACGGTATTACTTTCTCCTGCCTGCGCCAGCTTCGACCAATATCAAAACTTTGAACGTCGCGGCGATCACTTTCGCCAGCTCTGTCCCACCAATGCCTAA
- the thrC gene encoding threonine synthase: MTQATASRTATASFKGLKCKECGAEYEPQALHVCEFCFGPLEVSYDFSELSRTITREQIESGPNSIWRYRSFLPVTSDDPIDVGTGMTPLVKSNRLARRLGLKHLYIKNDAVNMPTLSFKDRVVSVALTRARELGFTTVSCASTGNLANSTAAIATRAGLDCCVFIPSDLEAGKVMGTLIYGPTVMSVEGNYDQVNRLCSEVANTQGWGFVNINLRPYYSEGSKTLGYEVAEQLGWELPDHIVAPLASGSLFTKIYKGFQEFVQVGLVDQKDVRFSGAQAEGCSPIAQAFREGRDFIDPIKPNTIAKSIAIGNPADGVYALDIARKTNGNIESVTDAEIIDGIKLLAETEGIFTETAGGTTVAVLKKLVEAGKIDPDEKTVVYITGNGLKTQEAVQGYVGEPLTIEPKLDSFERALERSRTLERLDWQPVLV; this comes from the coding sequence ATGACCCAAGCCACTGCTTCCCGGACCGCCACTGCTTCCTTTAAAGGGCTCAAGTGTAAAGAGTGCGGTGCCGAATATGAACCCCAAGCACTGCACGTCTGTGAATTTTGCTTTGGCCCTCTAGAGGTTAGCTACGATTTTTCTGAGCTCAGTCGCACCATTACTCGAGAGCAGATCGAATCAGGCCCCAACTCAATTTGGCGATATCGATCCTTCTTACCCGTTACCTCAGACGATCCCATCGACGTCGGCACGGGGATGACGCCCCTCGTCAAATCCAATCGGTTGGCCCGTCGCCTAGGTCTCAAGCATCTCTACATTAAGAATGATGCGGTGAATATGCCCACGCTCAGCTTCAAAGATCGGGTGGTTTCTGTCGCTCTTACGCGAGCTAGAGAACTAGGGTTTACGACCGTATCCTGCGCCAGCACCGGGAATTTGGCGAACTCTACAGCTGCGATCGCAACCCGTGCTGGACTTGACTGCTGCGTCTTTATCCCTTCTGATTTAGAAGCGGGCAAAGTCATGGGCACCTTGATCTATGGCCCCACCGTTATGTCAGTTGAAGGCAACTACGACCAGGTCAACCGCCTCTGCAGCGAAGTCGCCAACACTCAAGGCTGGGGATTCGTCAATATCAACCTGCGCCCCTACTATTCTGAAGGGTCTAAAACCCTTGGGTACGAAGTTGCTGAGCAGCTAGGCTGGGAACTGCCCGATCACATCGTTGCCCCCCTGGCCTCAGGCTCCCTGTTTACCAAGATTTATAAAGGCTTTCAAGAATTCGTTCAGGTCGGCCTTGTGGATCAAAAAGACGTTCGCTTCAGTGGCGCTCAAGCCGAGGGCTGCTCTCCTATTGCCCAGGCCTTCCGCGAAGGACGTGACTTTATTGATCCGATCAAGCCCAACACTATCGCCAAATCTATCGCCATTGGTAATCCGGCTGACGGCGTCTATGCCCTAGATATCGCCCGCAAAACCAACGGCAATATTGAGTCGGTCACAGATGCTGAAATCATCGACGGCATCAAGCTGTTGGCCGAGACCGAAGGTATCTTCACTGAAACGGCAGGTGGCACAACAGTCGCGGTCTTGAAAAAGCTTGTGGAAGCAGGCAAGATTGACCCAGACGAGAAAACCGTCGTCTACATCACCGGCAACGGCCTCAAAACCCAAGAAGCCGTTCAGGGATACGTTGGCGAACCCCTAACCATTGAGCCGAAGCTCGATAGCTTTGAGCGAGCGTTAGAGCGATCCCGGACCCTTGAGCGCTTAGACTGGCAGCCCGTCTTGGTATAG
- a CDS encoding MoaD/ThiS family protein: MTVKVLIPTPLQKLTQNQATVECDAANIAELLESLEQNCPGIKARICDDEGKLRRFVNFYVNNEDIRFLDGQSTSLADGDEVSIIPAIAGG; the protein is encoded by the coding sequence ATGACCGTCAAAGTCTTAATTCCCACCCCTTTACAGAAGCTGACCCAAAATCAGGCCACTGTCGAATGTGACGCCGCCAATATCGCTGAACTCCTTGAATCTTTAGAGCAAAACTGTCCTGGGATCAAAGCGCGGATCTGTGATGACGAAGGCAAACTCCGCCGCTTCGTCAACTTCTATGTCAATAATGAAGATATCCGCTTTCTAGACGGGCAAAGTACTTCCCTTGCCGATGGCGATGAGGTTAGTATTATCCCAGCGATCGCAGGTGGTTGA
- a CDS encoding DUF2996 domain-containing protein, giving the protein MADDEKTPKSEAPAEKSGSPTKAAAEAAPKSTAKAKKEKPPAVEDKPFADFIQQDYLPALESAFAEQSVDDIKLDFIDNQVTGSWQEGQRQFTVYFPQENIKKQRAFSWSTRAGKSGIIEPFLIDERKITLDLLVFGVMQRLNAQKWLGNN; this is encoded by the coding sequence ATGGCAGACGACGAAAAAACTCCTAAATCTGAAGCACCTGCTGAGAAATCTGGCTCGCCCACAAAGGCTGCAGCAGAAGCCGCACCGAAAAGTACGGCCAAAGCAAAGAAAGAGAAACCTCCAGCCGTTGAAGATAAACCCTTTGCTGATTTTATCCAGCAAGATTATTTACCGGCCTTAGAGAGCGCTTTTGCTGAGCAGTCTGTTGACGACATAAAGCTAGACTTCATCGACAACCAGGTGACTGGAAGCTGGCAAGAGGGCCAGCGCCAGTTTACGGTTTACTTTCCACAGGAGAACATTAAGAAGCAGCGTGCCTTCTCCTGGTCCACCCGTGCGGGAAAATCTGGCATTATTGAACCTTTCTTGATTGACGAGCGCAAGATTACCCTTGACCTATTGGTCTTTGGGGTGATGCAGAGGCTCAACGCTCAAAAGTGGTTGGGCAACAATTAG
- a CDS encoding chemotaxis protein CheW: MAILSSARSRRGRKAEVTEQFIAFRLRQEWFGLPIESVYRVVTMGKVFGDPDETGVGLTRYQDQDLLVIDVSHRIFSEASTLPATVPKQNNDQRSLIIIKNSKGELVGLPIDSQPEVKRFSRSQFVPLPATYAARSKIRCLSSMMAKTAEDTALFLLDPDQVGAI; the protein is encoded by the coding sequence ATGGCTATTTTGTCTTCTGCGCGGTCGCGGCGAGGCCGCAAGGCCGAAGTAACTGAACAGTTCATTGCTTTTCGACTGCGCCAAGAATGGTTTGGGCTACCCATTGAGTCGGTTTATCGTGTGGTCACGATGGGCAAAGTGTTTGGCGATCCAGACGAAACAGGCGTTGGACTAACTCGCTATCAAGATCAAGATCTCTTGGTCATTGATGTGAGTCACCGAATCTTTTCGGAGGCCTCAACTCTTCCAGCAACGGTTCCAAAGCAGAATAATGATCAGAGATCTCTGATCATTATTAAAAACTCTAAGGGTGAGTTGGTCGGACTCCCGATTGATTCCCAACCCGAAGTAAAACGGTTCTCTCGCTCCCAGTTTGTACCGTTACCGGCCACCTATGCAGCTCGCAGCAAGATCCGCTGTCTCAGCTCAATGATGGCAAAAACAGCAGAAGATACGGCTCTTTTTCTACTCGATCCTGATCAGGTCGGCGCTATTTAA
- a CDS encoding hybrid sensor histidine kinase/response regulator, with product MPQDSEQEVRLQFLEEAREHLNTIETGIMGLGTDGVNRQTFDGILRAAHSIKGGAAMMGFTTLSHIAHRMEDFFKVLKVGKAELTDGELEQLLLKSIDLLNQIIAINRQGQSIEEEWLTAHVSPTFDQLHERLGDPQPEDEASLLAEDEGGQDMAVMLFESEVGATLERLEELLNQENPACLAEEFDIAAQELGGLGEMLDMQAFVDLCQSVVDHLEAAEGNAQVEVAHAALQEWKRSQAMVLIGQKSAIPSALDLGLSPTVVPADQQEADAPIPAPAHDLDTADLGLFSSESLFPDAADLESFIPEATEPVQLNAETEWDNLLPEPSEDEAVEAFSELEDFVLTTSEAEEDISIPTAEPAVEPIAAVQQQKKRDSAKAFEPAQEQAAPERTIRVPVSQLSQLSELFGELIIERNGLKLQLHKIRELMGLMGQRVQALDQANFRLRSTYDHASTQSAPKLVAAASGASSPNSDLALTSLADFDLLEMDRYSGLHLLSQELMETAVQIREVTNDINTNLNEADQTARALTVTSKELQTSVTQVRMRPLSDILGRFPRMLRDLSLQHGKDVTLEVIGGSTLVDRSILEALNDPLMHLIRNSFDHGIEDSETRIAQGKDPQGVIKVQATYRGNQTLITISDNGAGINLDKVQARAMQLGIDQETLDAASKSDLLDLIFEPGFSTAGQVTDLSGRGVGMDVVRTNLQNVRGAISVNTEAGIGTTFTLSVPYTLSVVRVLLVESANMLLAFPTDSVEEITLLDPKQVLAHIDQGAIRWNDTVIPMMKLEQWLSFPTPPRQPDTEEAPLINAPMVLMLNKGDDLVAMTVDRYWGEQEVTVRQVEGEIPLPTGFAGCTILGDGRIVPLMDAVGLLTWIEDQQASGSAMPTISRDNLSPEAPEFSNTQPQIMIVDDSINVRRFLALTLEKAGFRVEQAKDGQHALEKLQAGLRVQAVVSDVEMPRLDGFGFLAHVKSQPDLKQIPVVMLTSRSGDKHRNLAMTLGATDYFSKPFREQELLETLHRLVQTGA from the coding sequence ATGCCCCAGGATAGCGAACAAGAAGTACGCCTCCAGTTTTTAGAGGAAGCGCGAGAACATCTAAACACCATTGAGACCGGCATTATGGGTCTCGGAACCGATGGTGTCAACCGTCAAACCTTCGACGGCATTCTCCGTGCAGCTCACTCCATCAAAGGTGGAGCAGCGATGATGGGGTTTACCACCCTCAGCCACATTGCTCACCGCATGGAAGACTTTTTCAAAGTCTTAAAGGTGGGTAAAGCTGAACTCACGGATGGCGAGCTGGAACAGTTACTCCTGAAGAGTATTGACTTGCTCAACCAGATTATTGCCATTAATCGTCAAGGGCAATCCATTGAAGAAGAATGGCTAACGGCCCATGTTTCACCGACCTTTGATCAGCTGCATGAGCGACTCGGCGACCCGCAACCTGAAGATGAAGCTAGCTTGCTAGCTGAAGATGAAGGTGGGCAAGATATGGCTGTCATGCTGTTTGAAAGTGAGGTCGGGGCAACACTTGAGCGGCTGGAAGAGCTGTTGAATCAAGAAAATCCCGCCTGTCTGGCAGAAGAATTTGATATCGCAGCTCAGGAACTCGGTGGCCTGGGAGAGATGCTGGACATGCAGGCTTTTGTTGATCTCTGCCAATCGGTTGTTGATCATCTAGAAGCCGCTGAGGGTAACGCTCAAGTCGAGGTTGCTCACGCCGCTCTTCAGGAATGGAAGCGATCGCAAGCCATGGTCCTGATTGGGCAAAAATCAGCTATCCCTTCTGCTCTTGATCTCGGCTTATCCCCCACCGTCGTCCCAGCTGATCAGCAAGAAGCCGATGCGCCTATCCCTGCTCCAGCTCATGATCTTGACACTGCCGACCTGGGCTTATTCTCTTCAGAGAGCTTGTTCCCAGATGCAGCAGATCTAGAATCGTTTATTCCTGAAGCCACAGAACCAGTACAGCTCAATGCTGAGACTGAATGGGACAACTTACTTCCTGAGCCATCGGAAGATGAAGCCGTAGAAGCATTCTCTGAACTTGAGGACTTTGTCCTCACAACTTCAGAAGCAGAAGAAGATATCAGTATACCCACGGCTGAGCCAGCTGTAGAGCCAATTGCAGCAGTCCAACAACAGAAAAAGCGCGATTCTGCAAAAGCCTTTGAGCCAGCTCAAGAACAGGCGGCCCCTGAGCGAACCATCCGAGTTCCTGTTAGCCAATTGAGCCAGTTGAGTGAACTCTTTGGTGAACTGATTATCGAACGTAATGGTCTGAAACTACAGCTGCATAAGATCCGTGAGCTGATGGGGCTGATGGGGCAGAGAGTTCAGGCTTTAGATCAGGCTAATTTCCGACTTAGATCAACCTACGACCACGCTTCAACTCAAAGTGCACCCAAACTGGTAGCCGCAGCTTCTGGAGCCAGTAGCCCAAACTCTGACCTTGCTCTCACCAGCTTGGCGGATTTCGACCTCTTAGAAATGGATCGATATAGCGGCCTCCACCTGCTCTCTCAAGAGTTGATGGAAACTGCGGTTCAGATTCGAGAGGTCACAAATGATATCAACACCAACCTCAACGAAGCGGATCAGACCGCAAGAGCTCTGACCGTCACATCCAAAGAACTGCAGACCAGCGTGACTCAGGTTCGCATGCGTCCACTGTCTGATATCTTGGGTCGCTTTCCTCGCATGTTGCGGGATCTTTCTCTTCAGCATGGCAAGGATGTCACCTTAGAGGTGATCGGTGGTTCAACACTGGTTGATCGCTCCATTCTAGAAGCTCTAAACGATCCGTTAATGCACCTGATTCGCAACTCCTTTGACCATGGGATCGAAGATTCAGAAACCCGCATTGCCCAAGGTAAAGATCCTCAGGGTGTGATCAAGGTTCAGGCGACCTATCGAGGCAACCAAACCCTAATCACAATTAGCGACAATGGCGCAGGCATTAACCTCGATAAGGTTCAGGCACGAGCCATGCAGCTTGGTATTGACCAAGAGACCCTCGATGCTGCCTCTAAAAGTGATCTGTTAGATCTCATTTTCGAGCCAGGCTTCAGCACCGCAGGACAGGTCACAGACCTTTCTGGTCGAGGCGTGGGTATGGATGTGGTGCGAACCAATCTGCAAAATGTTAGAGGTGCGATTTCGGTGAACACAGAGGCTGGTATTGGCACCACCTTTACTCTCTCTGTGCCCTACACATTATCCGTTGTCCGGGTTTTGCTAGTGGAAAGTGCCAATATGTTGCTGGCTTTCCCCACTGATTCCGTTGAAGAAATTACCCTCCTCGACCCCAAGCAAGTTCTTGCCCACATCGACCAGGGCGCAATTCGGTGGAATGACACGGTCATCCCGATGATGAAACTAGAACAGTGGCTTAGCTTTCCTACCCCGCCCAGACAGCCGGATACGGAAGAGGCTCCTCTCATCAATGCGCCGATGGTGCTGATGCTCAATAAAGGAGACGACCTCGTCGCTATGACAGTTGACCGGTATTGGGGTGAGCAGGAAGTGACGGTCCGACAGGTGGAGGGTGAAATTCCATTGCCTACTGGATTTGCTGGCTGTACGATTTTAGGTGATGGCCGCATCGTCCCGCTCATGGATGCTGTGGGACTGCTCACTTGGATTGAGGACCAGCAGGCCAGTGGCTCTGCCATGCCTACCATTTCTAGAGATAACCTTTCTCCTGAAGCACCTGAGTTCAGCAACACTCAGCCCCAGATTATGATCGTGGATGATTCCATCAACGTTCGGCGGTTCTTGGCACTCACCCTTGAGAAGGCCGGCTTCCGCGTCGAACAAGCGAAGGATGGTCAGCATGCCCTGGAAAAACTGCAGGCAGGTCTCCGAGTTCAAGCCGTCGTCTCTGATGTTGAAATGCCTCGGCTAGACGGCTTTGGTTTTCTGGCCCATGTCAAGTCACAGCCGGATCTCAAGCAGATTCCGGTAGTGATGCTCACGTCTCGTAGTGGCGATAAGCACCGGAACTTGGCAATGACCCTCGGTGCAACGGACTATTTCTCCAAGCCGTTCCGGGAGCAAGAACTGCTGGAAACGCTTCATCGCCTGGTTCAGACGGGTGCGTAA
- a CDS encoding 2Fe-2S iron-sulfur cluster-binding protein, whose amino-acid sequence MSGNGEIYSITLVNETEGLNTTIQVREDEYIYDAAVAQNVDIPVSCCAGVCVTCAGKILEGDVDQEHNFLKPDELEAGFVLTCRAYPQSNCVIQTHQEDSLLALY is encoded by the coding sequence ATGTCAGGCAACGGCGAGATTTATAGCATCACTTTAGTGAACGAAACGGAGGGTTTAAATACCACCATTCAAGTTCGCGAGGATGAATATATCTATGATGCAGCCGTGGCTCAGAACGTCGATATCCCTGTCTCTTGCTGCGCAGGTGTATGTGTCACCTGCGCAGGCAAGATCCTTGAGGGCGATGTTGATCAAGAGCATAACTTCCTGAAGCCGGATGAACTAGAAGCAGGCTTCGTTTTGACTTGTCGCGCTTACCCACAGTCTAACTGTGTTATTCAAACGCACCAGGAAGACAGTCTGCTGGCGCTCTACTGA